A window from Chrysiogenia bacterium encodes these proteins:
- a CDS encoding glutamate--cysteine ligase: MIVDRQDLNVRPVTDSVLRKIAGEFVNEVERGPICWSNELALHVIEVKSNGPAPELGALAAQFQQGARDINEILESMDAMLLPTGAHPWMDPVRELRLWPHEYNPIYEAYNHIFHCQGHGWANLQSMHVNLPFSGDAEFARLHAAIRLALPILPALSASTPFLDGKRSPYFDARLDAYRHHMDAVPSLIGQVVPEPVYSREAYEREILGRIYKDLEPHDPEKVLMEEWANARGAIARFDRMAIEIRVLDTQECPQADLAIAAAASSLVRTLCEGRLADQAEQRAFPTGDLADIFTQTLTHAGDAIIDDRDYLELLGCTEKSITARELWRGLMGQFWPGGSQERQQFGETIDVILEQGCLARRICAATGENPAREKLAEVYRKLSACLAEGRQFVL, translated from the coding sequence ATGATCGTCGACCGTCAGGATCTCAATGTCCGCCCGGTCACCGATTCGGTCCTGCGCAAGATCGCCGGAGAATTCGTCAACGAAGTCGAACGCGGCCCCATCTGCTGGTCCAACGAGCTGGCCCTTCACGTCATCGAGGTGAAGTCCAACGGCCCCGCGCCCGAGCTGGGCGCGCTTGCCGCGCAGTTCCAGCAGGGCGCCCGCGACATCAACGAAATCCTCGAATCCATGGACGCCATGTTGCTGCCCACCGGTGCGCACCCGTGGATGGATCCCGTGCGCGAGCTGCGGCTGTGGCCCCACGAATACAATCCGATCTACGAGGCCTACAATCACATCTTCCACTGCCAGGGCCACGGGTGGGCGAATCTGCAGAGCATGCACGTCAACCTGCCCTTCAGCGGCGATGCCGAGTTTGCGCGCCTGCACGCGGCAATCCGCCTGGCGCTGCCGATCCTCCCGGCGCTGAGCGCCAGCACGCCCTTCCTCGATGGGAAGCGCTCGCCCTATTTCGACGCGCGCCTGGACGCCTACCGCCACCACATGGACGCGGTGCCCTCGCTCATCGGACAGGTGGTGCCGGAGCCCGTCTACTCGCGCGAGGCCTACGAGCGCGAGATTCTGGGTCGCATCTACAAGGACCTCGAGCCCCACGATCCCGAAAAAGTGCTCATGGAAGAGTGGGCCAACGCCCGCGGCGCCATCGCGCGCTTTGATCGCATGGCCATCGAGATCCGCGTGCTCGACACCCAGGAGTGCCCGCAGGCCGATCTGGCCATCGCTGCGGCGGCCTCGTCACTGGTGCGCACCCTGTGCGAGGGGCGTCTTGCCGACCAGGCCGAACAAAGGGCCTTCCCAACGGGTGATCTTGCTGATATTTTCACTCAGACACTCACCCATGCGGGCGACGCAATCATCGACGACCGCGACTACCTCGAACTGCTCGGCTGCACGGAGAAGTCCATCACCGCGCGCGAACTCTGGCGCGGGCTGATGGGACAGTTCTGGCCCGGGGGCTCACAGGAACGGCAGCAGTTTGGCGAAACCATCGACGTGATTCTCGAGCAAGGCTGCCTGGCCCGGCGGATTTGCGCGGCGACCGGTGAGAATCCGGCGCGCGAGAAGCTGGCGGAGGTATACCGCAAGCTCAGCGCGTGCCTTGCCGAGGGCCGCCAGTTTGTATTGTGA